TGAATAAGCCCCCTTTCGCTGCCCAGCCCGTGCCCACGGGCCGGACAGCGATTTTTTTATGTCGCCTCAACTGCTTTATGATATACTTACTTGTAGCAAGAAAATCTTATGGAGGTTGATTCCCATGTCAACAAAGCCACCCAGCCTGGCAGAAGCCAAGGCCAATGAAATCATCAAGTATATCATCGACCATAAAATGATGCCCGGAGACAAACTGCCCACAGAGTTGGCCTTCCTCTCCATCCTGAACGTCAGCCGCAGCACCCTGCGGGAAGCTTTCAAGCTGCTGACTGCCCGCAACATCCTGGATGTACGTCAGGGCTCCGGCACTTTCGTGTCTCCCAAGCGGGGCATACCCGATGACCCCCTGGGCCTGACCTTCATCTATGACGACAACCAGCTGGTGCTGGATATGCTGGACGTGCGCCTGATGTTTGAGCCTAAAGTGGCAAGCCTGGCAGCAGCTTATGCCACTGGGAAACAGCTGAATGAGATTGCCGCCCAGGCAGAGGAAATGGAACGCTGCATACGGGAGGGTGAATCATACGCCGCCGCCGACAGCCGCTTCCACAGGCTGGTGGCCGAAGCCAGCGGCAACCGGGTCATAGGCAATCTCACCTATATTCTCAATTCCTCTGTGGCCAAGAATATCGAGATCACCATGGATGCCCAGCGTGAGAGCAACACCATCCATTACCATCGGCAGATACTCAAAGCCCTGAGGGAAAGAAATGTCAAAGATGCCCACCACGCCATGACCATGCACCTGTCCCTCCTGCGCGACTTCATCATGAACAAGATAAACGAAAAATAAGCAGCCTAAAAGGGCCCGCATTCGCGGGCCCTTTTAGGCTGTAAGCTCTTATGATTGCAAGACTCACTTCTCCCCAAAGGCCTGCAGCACTGCATCTATCAAAGCCTTTTTCTGGTACTCTGACAGATGGCTGCGATTGATGGCACGGCCGAAGCCCATGAGGTACTCGATTTTCTGCAAGTGGGAAAGCCCCGTATTCTGGTTGAGAATCTGGGCAGCATGATAAACACCCGGCTCAGAGGGATCACGGGAAAGCTGATAGCGCATGGCGTACTCCCCCGCCATTATATGGCGCACAACTTCATCGGAAATCCCCTCATACTCAGGAGGACGCTCCACCTGGATCTGCTGGGGTAAAGGCTGCTGTGCAGCACCCTCAGGCTGCGTAGGCTGCACCTGGGCACGCTCCTGGCGCTCTTCCCTGGAAGCAGGCTCCTGCCCCTGCGGAACAGGTTCTGCCAGAGGCTTCTGCCTGCGGGAGGCATACAGCCCTTCCGGATGGATTTTCACCATCTGGCGGGGGGGCGGAGCAGGTTCCTGCGGAGGAACAGGCGGTGCCGCCTTCTCAGGCTGGGGTCTGTATTCGCTTTGCGGTACGGGCTGCACCTTGGGCTGCGGCGTTGCTGCAGGCGTCGCAGGCTGTGGCTTCACTGCCGGCGCTGCGGGCTGAGTCCGCTCTACTGGCGGTGCCGTTTGGACAGGAGGCGCTGTCGGCTGCTGCTCCTTGGGCCGGACAGGCTGATCAGGCTGGGCCGAAGCAGGCACATTGCCTGCAGGCTTTGCTGGCTGCACCGGCAGGGGCTCACTGGCAACAGGCTTTTGCGCCTGAACAGGCTGGGAAACCGCTCCTTTGTTGTCAGGCTTGGCCTGCGAAGCTGCTTCTGGCTTAGGTGTTGCCACAGGTTTATTTACCTGTGGCTGCACCTTGCTTTCATCCGCAGGCTTTTTCTGTGCCCCCTTGGCAGCCTGAGCTGCTGCCGCCCGCTTCTCCTCCTTGCGCTTGGCATCAATATCATCCGCCGTGATGATGATGGGCTGGGCTTTCTTGACCTGCTCCTCCTTTGGCTTCAAGGCAGACCAGTAGAGCGGCATGCTGCGAAGCTCGGCAGCCTGTGCAGCAGCTGACCCCGTCAGGGCTCTTTGCTGCACAGCCGGCACCGGCTCGTCCGGCACTGCCGCCCAGGCTGTACCGGAGGACAGGGCAATACAGACCATTGCCGTCAACACCGAATTGCGTGTCTGTTCCTTCATATCCATAGCCTTAATCCCCTTTGTCCCTTCCCGTGATAATTATCTAAATATATTTACATGTTTAATACTTCAAAAATCGGACACTTGCCCTTTCTATTTTATCATTTTTTCCCTATAATATAAATGTCAGTTTGAATAAAAATTTTTACTATGAAATCTTAGTGAATCAAGCCCATAGCGACGCTCTGCAAAAGCAGAGCTAGTCCCTTTAGGGAGGCGCAGATGAACTTAGATTTCGTGTAAGGGCGTGTGGACACCGCAGGTGTCCATTAAGTTCACAATGCAGACATTCAGAAAGTGAGGCTTCATCATGAGTACACCACATATTGCTGCTGAAAAGGGCCAGGTAGCCGAGCGCATCCTCCTGCCAGGAGATCCCCTGCGGGCCAAATTCATTGCCGAGAATTTCCTTGAGGATGCCAAGGAATACACCCATGTAAGAGGAATCCTGGGCTACACCGGTACCTATAAAGGCGTGCCTGTCTCCGTGCAGGGCACCGGTATGGGCATGCCTTCCATCTCCATCTACACCCATGAGCTCATCAATGAGTACGGCTGCAAGAAACTCATCCGCGTGGGCACCTGTGGCGGCATGCACGAAGACGTGAAACTCCGTGATGTGCTCATCGCCCAGGCAGCCACCACTGACTCCGGCATGATGAAGAGCATCTTCGGTCCCGCCATCAACTACGCCCCCATTGCAGACTTCGACCTGCTGCGCAAGGCCGTGGAGAGTGCCGAGAAACTGAACCTGCCCGTGAAGGTAGGCAATATCTTCTCCGCCGACCGCTTCTATGACGATGATGTGGACAGCGACCGCCTCAGGAGGTATGGCATCCTGGCTGTGGAAATGGAAGCTGCCGCCCTCTACACCATCGCCGCCCAGTTCCATGTACAGGCCCTGGCCATCTTCACCGTCAGCGACCATCTGCTGACCAAGGAATCCTGCACCGCTGAGGAACGCCAGACCACCTTCACCGATATGATGAAGATTGCGCTGGAGACGGCTATTCAGGACTAAACAAATCCCATAAGCATAAAGAGACAGGATGCCTGCCATTACAAACGGCTTGTTTTCCTGTCTTTTCTTGCGTCCTTATGCATTCCGCAAGGAATTTATAAGGCCATTGTTCCAGTTTTGCCGAAGGCAAAACTTCCTCTTGGCCTTTTCCCACAGGGACTAGCTTCGCGTCGCACGAGGCGGGAGATATTAACTCGCCGCCTGTTAGTAAGTTACCGCCCCCACTTATAGAAGTGGGGGACATCTTGTACTCGTTATAGAAAATTCATTTTCTATATGATAAAACCCGACTTTGCCACGTAAAAAATGCACGAAGCCACAGTACATATGGCTTCGTGCTTATTTTTTCGAAAATAATATACACCTACACTTCAAAGTTCCATATCAGCCTTCATTTTTCTTAAATCACCTCTGGTGTAAAGCTTAGGAACAATATCCAGCGAGAACGCAGACAGTATCCGTTTTAGGTCATCATCCATTGTGTTATTGAATCGGTAAAGGTCTCCGGGCAGCTTGTCAATCTGCCATTTTTGCAAGGCTGACTGGACGCGTCTGCCAGAAATGCCGTAACTCCACAAACTGTCAGCATTTCCTCCAGGGTCAGCAGATAAAACCTTTTTCTGAATCAGGCGAAGCATTGTCAGCGCCATCATGCATACTAGGAGGTGCGCCTGTATATGCTCCCTTGTTGAAACATATATGGGGCGTGTAGCCAGTGTTCCCTTCATTTCCCTGAACTGGTCTTCAATCTGCGTCAGCCCGTGGTAAGCCTCCACAACATCTTCATCGGCCATGTCTGTTTCCGAAGTCACAATCTGGTAATAACCCATGTATGCCGTTAGTTCCTCAAGCTTTTCTTCATCCAGCATGCCCAGCAGTTTGCCGGACTCGATCATCTCCCCGGTTTCCTTGTGGACAAACTCTTTCTTGAAATATTTCTTGAGCTGGCGGGACTGTGTTGCCGTCACGCGGAATGTTGACGGGTTATTGCGCAGTTTCTCCAGAAAATCCAGGAATCTCTTATGCTCGTGGTACTCGCGCTTGTAGAAGCGTTCGCTCCAGTAGACAACAACTTTCTCTTTGAGTTCCACGGTATTGCCGTCCTCATCCTTTACCCTGCGGGTCAGAATACGTGATTTCAGACGGAAGGAACTGCCCTTGGATGTATAGCCTTCCTGCTCCAGAATCCAATGTCTCTCAGCCTTCGGGGTCTTGCGTATGCTCTTGCTTACTATGTAGCCCTGTCCATCCCTGACAAGATGACAGAGGTTGTAGAAAGAATGCATGCCTCGGTCAGCCACCAGAACAAAACGTTCCGTCTCAAGTCTCCCCATGCTTTTCTTCAGGGCAGGACGCAGCGTAGCCTGGTCAAGGGTATTGCCGGGGAATGACTCAATGGTTATGGGGATGCCGTTGTCATCAAGGAAAAGTCCCATCTGCACGATTGGCTCTCTGCGATTCTCCTTGGAAACGCCTTTCTGCCGCAGGCCTTTTTTCGTATCACCGTTTACGACCTCATCCGGATCTGGATCTTCTATCTCAAAGAAGAAGTTCGTGACATCATAGTAAATATGCGCCGTGGAACGTCCTACGGATTTGCAGATGGAAGAATGCATCCGGCGGATGAACTGTTCCTTGTGCTCTGCCAGCACATCCAGTGCATCGTAGATATGGTAGGGATAGGAAACATCTGCCAACGGGGCAAAATACTGCTCGTTCTGCTGTGCGGTTTCCCACTTGGAAGCAGGTTGAAGTATGCGCCCGAAAATGAGCAGGCGTATGAATCCGGCCAGGTCATATGTAAGTCCCAATGAGTGCTTCAAAGTTGCACAAAGCTTGTCCAGCCCCAGCTGCCCAAACAGTCGGTCAAGCAGAAACTGTGCAACGAGTTTTGGCGCGCCTATACAGGCAGCCTCTCCTTCGACGTAAGTTACGACATGCTTTTGCGGCAGTGGGGAATCGACATAAGGAAGCAGAGAATCAATGATGGGGATTCCGTTCTTGTATGAATCCTTCAGACGCTGCACGAAATCCGGCTTGCCGTCATCGAAGCGGGACAAGGGGCCGATGTTCATGACGGTCTTCTTGCGGGAGACCTTGCGCCCCTGGCTGTCTTCAACCCGGCAGCTTTGCATCAGACGGAGGTAAGGGATGCCATTGTTCTTGCACAGCTCGACAAACATAGTCCTCTCCTTATATAAATATATACCTACTAAATAATTATAACATAAAAGCAATAAAAAAGCAAGGAAAACCTTTGAAATTCCTTACTTTTTTAGGTGTCTGATTTTAAATTTCGTGGCAAAGTCGGGATGCCTGCCATTACAAACGGCTTGTTTTCCTGTCTTTTCTTGCGTCCTTATGCATTCCGCAAGGAATTTATAAGGCCATTGTTCCAGTTTTGCCGAAGGCAAAACTTCCTCTTGGCCTTTTCCCACAGGGACTAGCTTCGCGTCGCACGAGGCGGGAGATATTAACTCGCCGCCTGTTAGTAAGTTACCGCCCCCACTTATAGAAGTGGGGGATATCTTGTACTCGTTATAGAAAATTCATTTTCTATATGATAAAATGTTAGCAAAGGAGATGAGCACATGAGGCTTTATCTTGATTGCTGCTGCTATAACAGACCGTTCGATGACTTGTCACAGGAGCGGGTTCGCCTCGAATCAGACTCTGTTCTCGCCATCATCACACGTTCTTTGATGAATGGCGACACCATTTTAGGCAGCGGCACGCTTGGCTTGGAAATAGCCGCCATCCGGAATCCAGAAAAGAGAGCAAAAGTTGCCGACCTGTGCCAAGTAGTCACGGAACGCATAGCTCACAGCGAATCCCTTGAACAGCGTGCCAAACAGCTTCAACTGGAAGGACTCCACGTCATGGACAGCTTTCATGTCGCTTCTGCAGAGATAGGTGAGGCTGATATCTTCCTTACTGTAGACGATAAATTGATCAAGCTATGC
This genomic interval from Selenomonas sp. AB3002 contains the following:
- a CDS encoding FadR/GntR family transcriptional regulator, whose amino-acid sequence is MSTKPPSLAEAKANEIIKYIIDHKMMPGDKLPTELAFLSILNVSRSTLREAFKLLTARNILDVRQGSGTFVSPKRGIPDDPLGLTFIYDDNQLVLDMLDVRLMFEPKVASLAAAYATGKQLNEIAAQAEEMERCIREGESYAAADSRFHRLVAEASGNRVIGNLTYILNSSVAKNIEITMDAQRESNTIHYHRQILKALRERNVKDAHHAMTMHLSLLRDFIMNKINEK
- the deoD gene encoding purine-nucleoside phosphorylase; translated protein: MSTPHIAAEKGQVAERILLPGDPLRAKFIAENFLEDAKEYTHVRGILGYTGTYKGVPVSVQGTGMGMPSISIYTHELINEYGCKKLIRVGTCGGMHEDVKLRDVLIAQAATTDSGMMKSIFGPAINYAPIADFDLLRKAVESAEKLNLPVKVGNIFSADRFYDDDVDSDRLRRYGILAVEMEAAALYTIAAQFHVQALAIFTVSDHLLTKESCTAEERQTTFTDMMKIALETAIQD
- a CDS encoding IS1634 family transposase, translated to MFVELCKNNGIPYLRLMQSCRVEDSQGRKVSRKKTVMNIGPLSRFDDGKPDFVQRLKDSYKNGIPIIDSLLPYVDSPLPQKHVVTYVEGEAACIGAPKLVAQFLLDRLFGQLGLDKLCATLKHSLGLTYDLAGFIRLLIFGRILQPASKWETAQQNEQYFAPLADVSYPYHIYDALDVLAEHKEQFIRRMHSSICKSVGRSTAHIYYDVTNFFFEIEDPDPDEVVNGDTKKGLRQKGVSKENRREPIVQMGLFLDDNGIPITIESFPGNTLDQATLRPALKKSMGRLETERFVLVADRGMHSFYNLCHLVRDGQGYIVSKSIRKTPKAERHWILEQEGYTSKGSSFRLKSRILTRRVKDEDGNTVELKEKVVVYWSERFYKREYHEHKRFLDFLEKLRNNPSTFRVTATQSRQLKKYFKKEFVHKETGEMIESGKLLGMLDEEKLEELTAYMGYYQIVTSETDMADEDVVEAYHGLTQIEDQFREMKGTLATRPIYVSTREHIQAHLLVCMMALTMLRLIQKKVLSADPGGNADSLWSYGISGRRVQSALQKWQIDKLPGDLYRFNNTMDDDLKRILSAFSLDIVPKLYTRGDLRKMKADMEL